GTATATGGAATATCCTTGTAATACATTCCTCGAACTACTATGCGTTTCACAAATATATTGGTATTTGATAATGCCTCTAGTTTATAATTGCCTTGGGGTAGCTGACTAAATACTAAGATATTTTCGCTCTCTATAGCATTAGAATTATTAATATATTGTGCCCCACCTACCTTTGTACCATTCACATCACTTAGATATAAAACCATATTGATAGGGCTGACAGATGATGTACCTTCAACTCTAGCTGTTACAAAGAAATATGTTTTATTAGTATTAAAATTAGCAATAGTTTTAAGTATGCCTCCCTCGATAGTTATATTGTATATCTCTAGAATGTTCTCTGAAACTAGTCTCTGTCCCCCCTCTGGCGATAACACAATCTCCCCATAGTATTTTCTAGGTATGCTTACTAGATACTCCTTCTTTATCACATCTACAACATTAGGTGAAAAAGCTATGTAGAGACCACCTATCAGGATTAGAGCTAGACCTATTATCATAAAGACATAGATTGTTGCAAATATCTTTCTACGATGATGATCCCTTCTTTTAGACATTCAGCATCATCTAATTTAGTGATAACAATAAAGTTTGTTCTGAAGAAAACTTAAAAATCTTTTAATCTAGAAAGTCCACCTTCTATATAGAGTTGGTACACTTTCTAAAAGTTGCTTTGTATATTCATGTTTAGGACTCTTTAATAACTCATCTGGTGTACCTTCATCAACTATCTTACCTCTATACATAACTAGAATTCTATCGGATGCATAGTATGCTAACCCAAGATCATGTGTGATAAACATAACTGAAGTTTTGTAGTAGTCTCTCATACGTATAAATAGATCTATGATGGCTCCACGTAGCGATGCATCAACCATTGATACTGGTTCGTCAGCTAAAACAAGTTTTGGTTTTAAGAGCCAGCAACGGGCAATCATTATCCTCTGTCTCTGTCCTCCTGATAGCTGATGCGGATATTTACCCAGTACCTCACCTGGCTGTAAACCTACATAGGATAGTGCCTCATTAATAAGACTTTTCCCCTCAGATGTATTAGGATCTATATTGAGTAGTTTTAATGCTTGTTTTAACACTCTATCTATTGGATAGAATGGATTATAACTTGCGTAGGGATCTTGGAATACTGCATGAACCTCCCTCCAATAATTCTTTACCTCATCAAATTTCCTTATATCCCTCCATATATCTTTGCCTTCAAATATTATTTTACCAGATGTTGGAGGAAGTATTCTAAGTATCATTTTAGCTGTTGTAGTTTTACCTGAACCAGACTCTCCAACAAGGGATACAATTTCACCCTCATTAATATTAAAAGTCACATTATCAACAGCCACTATTCTTCTCCTCCGTACAATCCCTGATTCAAATACCTTAGTTAGATTTTCAACACTTAATAAGGGCATGGGCATCACCACCTATTTCTTCATATACAGCCAACATGAAACAAATCTACCTGATTCTACTTGGATTAAGGGAGGTTCCTCTCTTCTGCATATATCCATTGCAAAGGGGCATCTAGGATGAAATCTGCAACCTGGTGGAGGGTTGGATAGATCTGGAGGTTGTCCTGGTATATATTTAATACCTCTCTTCTTAACCTCTTCCTCTGGTGTGAGTACAGATCCTATTAATCCTTCTGAATAGGGATGTAGGGGCTTATTTATTATATCGTCTACTGGGCTATCCTCAACTATTTTACCTGCATACATAACTATAATTCTAGTGGCTATCTGTCTAACTGTAGCAATATCATGTGTTATAAATACTAGGCTTTTTATGATCTCTCTATCAAATACATCTTTAAATGTCTTGATAACAGCTTTCTGTGTAACTACATCTAAAGCTGATGTAGGCTCATCAACAACTAGAAGTCTGGGATTAAGCAATGTTGATATAGCTATTACTGCTCTCTGTCTCATTCCTCCAGAAAGCTCAAATGGATACATATCGATTGCAATCTCAGGAAGTCCTAGTTCTCTAAATCTGTTTCTTATAAGCTCTACAACCTTTTCCATCTTTATATCGGGTATATGGCTTCGGACTGCATCATAAACAATCTGTTTGATCTTTAATGTGGGCATCAACGCATTTAAAGCTGATTGAGGAACCATTGCGATCTCTTTACCCCATATACTACTCTTTATATAGCTTCTATCATATTTCTCAAGATTTACAATACCTTTAGATGTATATAACTTGATAGATCCTCCAATAAGCATAAGAGGAGG
Above is a genomic segment from Ignisphaera aggregans DSM 17230 containing:
- a CDS encoding ABC transporter related (COGs: COG0444 ABC-type dipeptide/oligopeptide/nickel transport system ATPase component~InterPro IPR003439:IPR003593:IPR017871~KEGG: dtu:Dtur_0218 ABC transporter related~PFAM: ABC transporter related~SMART: AAA ATPase~SPTR: B8E1M2 ABC transporter related~PFAM: ABC transporter; Oligopeptide/dipeptide transporter, C-terminal region), encoding MPLLSVENLTKVFESGIVRRRRIVAVDNVTFNINEGEIVSLVGESGSGKTTTAKMILRILPPTSGKIIFEGKDIWRDIRKFDEVKNYWREVHAVFQDPYASYNPFYPIDRVLKQALKLLNIDPNTSEGKSLINEALSYVGLQPGEVLGKYPHQLSGGQRQRIMIARCWLLKPKLVLADEPVSMVDASLRGAIIDLFIRMRDYYKTSVMFITHDLGLAYYASDRILVMYRGKIVDEGTPDELLKSPKHEYTKQLLESVPTLYRRWTF
- a CDS encoding oligopeptide/dipeptide ABC transporter, ATPase subunit (COGs: COG0444 ABC-type dipeptide/oligopeptide/nickel transport system ATPase component~InterProIPR013563:IPR003439:IPR003593:IPR017871:IPR 010066~KEGG: dth:DICTH_1947 oligopeptide ABC transporter, ATP-binding protein~PFAM: ABC transporter related; Oligopeptide/dipeptide ABC transporter domain protein~SMART: AAA ATPase~SPTR: B5YC94 Oligopeptide ABC transporter, ATP-binding protein~TIGRFAM: oligopeptide/dipeptide ABC transporter, ATPase subunit~PFAM: ABC transporter; Oligopeptide/dipeptide transporter, C-terminal region~TIGRFAM: oligopeptide/dipeptide ABC transporter, ATP-binding protein, C-terminal domain); this encodes MSSRPLLELEDVKAYYRQVIGPWKRIVRAVDGVSLKIYEREIVGIVGESGCGKSTLANVMMMNIRPPLMLIGGSIKLYTSKGIVNLEKYDRSYIKSSIWGKEIAMVPQSALNALMPTLKIKQIVYDAVRSHIPDIKMEKVVELIRNRFRELGLPEIAIDMYPFELSGGMRQRAVIAISTLLNPRLLVVDEPTSALDVVTQKAVIKTFKDVFDREIIKSLVFITHDIATVRQIATRIIVMYAGKIVEDSPVDDIINKPLHPYSEGLIGSVLTPEEEVKKRGIKYIPGQPPDLSNPPPGCRFHPRCPFAMDICRREEPPLIQVESGRFVSCWLYMKK